The Populus trichocarpa isolate Nisqually-1 chromosome 11, P.trichocarpa_v4.1, whole genome shotgun sequence genome has a segment encoding these proteins:
- the LOC18111216 gene encoding uncharacterized protein LOC18111216 isoform X2: MLLTVEEEFISAGVNAYAVGCTEEGLRKELTAIRESGDEIEALQNYGGSTSVKSKIFAEEVDECILWLSIIFITILCTPQPTIVRWSSTPPVSDDIRLQWKGFCAIIANAYYMRGMAWLPVKTLQLEQMAVSGRAEEPSVVASRMRLVFSTLEVVSPQWPRV, translated from the exons ATGTTATTGACCGTGGAGGAG GAATTTATCAGTGCTGGAGTGAATGCATATGCTGTTGGCTGCACTGAAGAAGGATTACGTAAGGAACTTACTGCTATTAGAGAATCTGGTGATGAAATCGAAGCATTGCAGAATTATGGTGGGAGCACCAGTGTGAAGTCCAAGATATTTGCTGAGGAG GTTGATGAGTGTATTCTGTGGTTGAGCATTATATTTATCACAATCTTGTGTACACCACAACCAACTATAGTTCGATGGTCATCTACGCCTCCAGTGTCAGATGACATACGGCTTCAGTGGAAAGGGTTTTGTGCGATCATAGCAAATGCTTACTACATGAGAGGAATGGCATG GCTTCCAGTTAAGACGCTTCAGCTAGAACAAATGGCAGTTTCAGGACGTGCTGAGGAGCCATCAGTTGTTGCCAGCCGAATGCGACTTGTTTTCAGCACACTTGAG GTAGTAAGTCCACAATGGCCAAGAGTCTAA
- the LOC18111216 gene encoding uncharacterized protein LOC18111216 isoform X1 — translation MGTIYPSGIISKCSAYLGVNTHHDASFCKITYVNTLRTAFSPRIVCGPCSNVANDSTISWKGCSQFRTHHVLQRLASNRWLCRSHDSNSPDDEYRSSRNIAISLFRRYRNVIDRGGGDNLKEFISAGVNAYAVGCTEEGLRKELTAIRESGDEIEALQNYGGSTSVKSKIFAEEVDECILWLSIIFITILCTPQPTIVRWSSTPPVSDDIRLQWKGFCAIIANAYYMRGMAWLPVKTLQLEQMAVSGRAEEPSVVASRMRLVFSTLEVVSPQWPRV, via the exons ATGGGAACCATCTATCCATCAGGAATTATTAGCAAGTGCAGCGCATATCTGGGTGTTAACACGCATCATGATGCTTCTTTTTGCAAGATTACTTATGTCAATACTTTGAGGACTGCCTTTTCTCCTAGAATTGTATGTGGTCCTTGCAGTAATGTAGCGAATGATTCCACAATTTCTTGGAAGGGGTGCAGCCAATTCAGAACCCATCATGTATTACAGCGACTGGCTTCAAATAGGTGGCTG TGCCGATCACATGATTCTAATTCACCTGATGATGAGTATCGTTCTTCTCGAAACATAGCAATCAGTTTGTTTAGGCGATACAGGAATGTTATTGACCGTGGAGGAGGTGACAACTTAAAA GAATTTATCAGTGCTGGAGTGAATGCATATGCTGTTGGCTGCACTGAAGAAGGATTACGTAAGGAACTTACTGCTATTAGAGAATCTGGTGATGAAATCGAAGCATTGCAGAATTATGGTGGGAGCACCAGTGTGAAGTCCAAGATATTTGCTGAGGAG GTTGATGAGTGTATTCTGTGGTTGAGCATTATATTTATCACAATCTTGTGTACACCACAACCAACTATAGTTCGATGGTCATCTACGCCTCCAGTGTCAGATGACATACGGCTTCAGTGGAAAGGGTTTTGTGCGATCATAGCAAATGCTTACTACATGAGAGGAATGGCATG GCTTCCAGTTAAGACGCTTCAGCTAGAACAAATGGCAGTTTCAGGACGTGCTGAGGAGCCATCAGTTGTTGCCAGCCGAATGCGACTTGTTTTCAGCACACTTGAG GTAGTAAGTCCACAATGGCCAAGAGTCTAA
- the LOC18111217 gene encoding glycine-rich protein 5: protein MATRLILSLLFALVLVTDARKLAMSKMGALHGEKTSNSDYLPGYDFGSGSGFGGGAGFGGGAGKGSGFGSGGGGGGGGGGGGGGGGGGGDSQGGGKGGGYGGGFGGGFGGARP, encoded by the exons ATGGCTACAAGGCTTATTTTGTCTTTGCTTTTTGCACTTGTTCTTGTCACAGATGCTAGGAAGCTAGCAATGAGCAAGATGGGTGCACTTCATGGGGAAAAGACATCCAACTCTGATTATCTCCCTGGTTATGACTTTGGATCTGGATCTGGTTTTGGTGGTGGAGCTGGTTTTGGTGGTGGAGCTGGAAAGGGAAG TGGATTTGGGtctggaggtggaggtggaggtggaggtggaggtggaggtggcgGGGGCGGTGGGGGCGGTGATTCTCAAGGTGGTGGGAAAGGTGGTGGTTACGGTGGTGGGTTTGGAGGTGGGTTTGGAGGTGCACGGCCTTGA